One Mycolicibacterium crocinum DNA window includes the following coding sequences:
- a CDS encoding Gfo/Idh/MocA family protein, with amino-acid sequence MSDLRVAVLGVGIMGADHVARLTSKISGARVAVVNDYLTDKAEQIAAGIPGCRVIADPLDAIADPEVDAVVLATPGPTHEKQLLACLEHGKPVLCEKPLTTDVETSLEVVKREAELGKRLIQVGFMRRFDHEYAALKAMLDSGELGRPLVLHCAHRNPAVPPSFDSAMVVRDSLVHEVDVTRFLFDEEIVSIQIIKPSANPGAPEGLVDPQIAVMRTASGKHVDVELFVTTGVAYEVRTEVVAEKGSAMIGLDVGLVRKTAPGNWGGQITPGFRERFGAAYDSEFQRWVDAVRSGVNVDGPSAWDGYAAAAVCEAGVQSLGSGQPVEVSLVSRDSIMGA; translated from the coding sequence ATGTCTGACCTTCGTGTCGCCGTACTCGGCGTCGGCATCATGGGCGCCGATCACGTCGCTCGCCTGACGTCGAAGATCTCCGGCGCCCGGGTGGCCGTCGTCAACGACTACCTCACCGACAAGGCCGAGCAGATCGCGGCCGGCATCCCGGGTTGCCGCGTGATCGCCGACCCGCTGGACGCCATCGCCGACCCGGAGGTGGATGCCGTCGTCTTGGCCACCCCCGGTCCCACCCACGAGAAGCAACTGCTGGCGTGCCTGGAACACGGCAAGCCGGTGCTGTGCGAGAAGCCGCTGACCACCGACGTGGAGACGTCACTGGAGGTGGTGAAACGCGAGGCTGAGCTCGGAAAGCGGCTCATCCAGGTCGGTTTCATGCGGCGCTTCGACCACGAATACGCCGCGCTGAAGGCGATGCTGGACTCCGGGGAGCTCGGTCGTCCGCTGGTGCTGCACTGCGCGCACCGCAACCCTGCGGTGCCACCGTCGTTCGACAGCGCGATGGTCGTGCGCGACTCGCTGGTGCATGAGGTCGACGTGACGCGCTTCCTGTTCGACGAGGAGATCGTCTCCATCCAGATCATCAAGCCGTCGGCCAACCCGGGTGCGCCCGAAGGGCTGGTCGATCCGCAGATCGCCGTCATGCGCACCGCCTCCGGTAAGCATGTCGACGTCGAGTTGTTCGTCACCACCGGTGTGGCCTACGAGGTCCGCACCGAGGTCGTCGCCGAAAAGGGCAGCGCGATGATCGGTTTGGACGTCGGCCTGGTCCGTAAGACCGCACCGGGTAACTGGGGCGGTCAAATTACTCCCGGTTTCCGGGAGCGCTTCGGTGCCGCGTACGACTCTGAGTTCCAGCGGTGGGTGGACGCCGTTCGTAGCGGTGTGAACGTCGATGGGCCGTCCGCCTGGGACGGCTATGCCGCCGCCGCGGTGTGTGAAGCGGGCGTGCAGTCCCTGGGCAGTGGTCAGCCGGTTGAGGTCTCGTTGGTGTCGCGCGATTCGATCATGGGTGCGTGA
- the iolB gene encoding 5-deoxy-glucuronate isomerase has protein sequence MNSKYYIPARSAELPFTVDVTPESAGWAESSLQVVELDDSQSIELATGGTEVMILPLSGGGRIDCDGQTFELSRRKSVFDGPADMVYVGIDQTYTLSGEGRFAICGARAARSFPNRRVAAADVPVELRGAGNCSRQVHNFGTATTFEADSLIACEVITPGGNWSSYPAHKHEENTDVETQLEEIYYFEIDDSPAGTPGFGYHRVYGTVQHPIEVLEEVRSGDVVLVPHGYHGPSIAAPGHHMYYLNVMAGSGPNRAWLICDDPNHTWLRGSWEHQEIDPRLPMGSPSGQGV, from the coding sequence ATGAACAGCAAGTACTACATTCCCGCGCGCAGCGCCGAGCTGCCGTTCACTGTCGACGTCACTCCGGAGTCCGCGGGCTGGGCCGAGTCCTCCCTGCAGGTGGTCGAACTCGACGACAGCCAGAGTATCGAGCTGGCCACCGGCGGCACCGAGGTCATGATCCTGCCGTTATCGGGGGGCGGCAGGATCGACTGTGACGGGCAGACATTCGAGCTGTCACGGCGCAAGTCGGTCTTCGACGGACCGGCGGACATGGTCTACGTCGGTATCGACCAGACCTACACACTGTCCGGTGAAGGCCGCTTCGCGATCTGCGGCGCCCGGGCTGCCCGCTCGTTCCCGAACCGCCGGGTCGCGGCGGCCGATGTGCCCGTCGAACTGCGCGGCGCAGGCAACTGCAGCCGTCAGGTACACAACTTCGGCACCGCAACGACATTCGAGGCGGACTCGCTGATCGCCTGCGAGGTCATCACCCCGGGCGGCAACTGGTCGAGCTACCCCGCGCACAAGCACGAGGAGAACACCGACGTCGAAACGCAGCTCGAGGAGATCTACTACTTCGAGATCGACGACAGCCCGGCCGGCACTCCCGGCTTCGGCTATCACCGCGTCTACGGCACTGTCCAGCACCCGATCGAGGTGCTCGAGGAGGTGCGCTCCGGCGACGTGGTGCTGGTACCGCACGGCTATCACGGACCGTCGATCGCCGCGCCCGGCCACCACATGTACTACCTCAACGTCATGGCCGGCTCCGGGCCCAACCGGGCCTGGCTGATCTGCGACGACCCCAACCACACCTGGCTGCGCGGCAGCTGGGAACACCAGGAGATCGATCCCCGGCTGCCGATGGGCAGCCCGTCCGGGCAAGGAGTCTGA
- a CDS encoding GntR family transcriptional regulator, producing the protein MPLAVELDRSSPVPLYYQLAQAIEAAIRSGELAPGDRFENELALAKRLTLSRPTTRRAIQELVDKGLLVRKRGVGTQVVQNPVHRRVELTSLFDDLSRAGQEPTTQLLEYRVGPPDEDVARELSLAEGREVACIKRLRCANGEPLALMTNYLPVEIAPDAEELERSGLYQSLRGRGVHIRLASQRIGAKAASRSEAKLLDEKPGAPLLTMDRTAFDDSGRAVEFGTHCYRAARYYFDTTLVDR; encoded by the coding sequence GTGCCGTTGGCGGTCGAATTGGACAGGTCAAGTCCCGTTCCCCTCTACTATCAGCTCGCCCAGGCCATCGAGGCTGCCATCCGCAGTGGCGAACTCGCGCCCGGCGACCGGTTCGAAAACGAACTCGCTTTGGCCAAACGCCTGACCCTGTCCAGACCCACCACGAGGCGTGCGATCCAGGAGCTCGTCGACAAGGGTCTGCTGGTGCGCAAGCGTGGTGTCGGCACGCAGGTCGTCCAGAATCCGGTGCACCGCCGGGTCGAACTGACCAGCTTGTTCGACGATCTGTCCCGCGCGGGTCAGGAACCGACCACCCAGCTGCTGGAGTACCGCGTCGGTCCGCCCGACGAGGATGTCGCCCGCGAGCTCAGCCTGGCCGAAGGCCGCGAGGTCGCCTGCATCAAGCGACTGCGGTGCGCCAACGGAGAGCCGCTGGCCCTGATGACCAACTACCTTCCGGTCGAGATCGCCCCGGACGCCGAGGAACTCGAGCGAAGCGGGCTGTACCAGTCGCTGCGCGGACGCGGCGTGCACATCCGGTTGGCCAGTCAGCGTATCGGCGCCAAGGCGGCCAGCCGCAGCGAAGCGAAGCTGCTCGACGAGAAACCCGGTGCCCCGTTGTTGACCATGGATCGCACCGCGTTCGACGATTCCGGTCGGGCGGTCGAGTTCGGTACCCATTGCTATCGCGCCGCTCGGTACTACTTCGACACCACGCTCGTCGACCGCTGA
- the iolC gene encoding 5-dehydro-2-deoxygluconokinase codes for MTTNPPFDVLAIGRSGVDIYPLQVGVGLERVESFGKFLGGSAANVSVAAARLGNRTALISGAGADPFGRFVREELARLGVDNRYVTVHPEYPTPVTFCEIFPPDDFPLYFYRKPSAPDLQITADELDLDAVRTARLYWSTVTGLSEEPSRGAHFAAWEARGASEATGNEHRRQPLTVLDLDYRPMFWDSPAAASAQVQRALAHVTVAVGNREECEIAVGETNPHKAADALLDLGVQLAIVKQGPRGVLGKTRSASVTVPPIEVDVINGLGAGDSFGGSLCHGLLHGWPLEKTLRYANAAGAIVASRLECSTAMPTAGEVAELAEQIAVEAVNV; via the coding sequence GTGACTACTAACCCACCTTTCGACGTACTCGCCATCGGGCGCAGTGGCGTCGACATCTATCCGCTACAGGTCGGGGTCGGCCTGGAGCGCGTGGAGTCTTTCGGGAAGTTCCTCGGCGGCAGCGCGGCCAACGTCTCGGTCGCCGCCGCACGCCTGGGTAACCGCACCGCGTTGATCTCCGGAGCCGGCGCAGACCCGTTCGGCCGGTTCGTCCGCGAAGAGTTGGCTCGCCTCGGAGTGGACAACCGCTACGTGACGGTCCACCCGGAATACCCGACGCCGGTGACGTTCTGCGAGATCTTCCCGCCCGACGATTTCCCGCTGTACTTCTACCGCAAGCCGTCGGCCCCGGATCTGCAGATCACCGCCGACGAACTCGATCTCGATGCCGTGCGCACTGCCCGGCTGTACTGGTCGACGGTCACCGGTCTCTCCGAAGAGCCCAGTCGCGGTGCACATTTCGCGGCCTGGGAAGCACGCGGGGCGAGCGAAGCGACGGGGAATGAGCACCGCCGACAGCCGTTGACGGTGCTGGACCTCGACTACCGGCCGATGTTCTGGGACTCCCCCGCCGCCGCCTCCGCGCAGGTTCAGCGCGCCCTGGCCCACGTCACCGTGGCGGTGGGTAACCGCGAAGAGTGCGAGATCGCGGTCGGAGAGACCAACCCGCACAAGGCAGCTGATGCACTGCTCGATCTCGGCGTGCAACTGGCGATCGTCAAGCAGGGGCCGCGCGGAGTATTGGGCAAGACCCGCAGCGCTTCCGTGACGGTGCCGCCCATCGAGGTGGACGTGATCAACGGACTCGGCGCCGGCGACAGCTTCGGCGGCAGCCTGTGCCACGGGCTGCTGCACGGCTGGCCGCTGGAGAAGACGCTGCGCTACGCCAACGCCGCCGGCGCCATCGTCGCATCGCGGCTGGAGTGCTCGACCGCGATGCCGACCGCAGGCGAGGTCGCCGAACTGGCCGAGCAGATCGCCGTGGAGGCCGTCAATGTCTAG
- a CDS encoding Cgl0159 family (beta/alpha)8-fold protein: MSSPCKDYADITDLRAADPAAIAKAWQQRTTRPVVRGNGRLMIVAADHPARGALAVGSRPTAMNSRTDLLDRLRTALADPGVDGVLATSDILDDLLLLGALEDKVVFSSMNRGGLAGACFELDDRMTAATAASTAAARMNGGKMLCRIDLGDPGTVATMAACARAVDDLAAHGLIAMLEPFLSTRIDGKVRNDLSPDAVIKSIHISQGLGSTSAYTWMKLPVVAEMDRVMAATTLPTLLLGGDPTDADEAFASWEKALSLPSVRGLIVGRTLLYPADDDVSSAVATAVAMVR, from the coding sequence ATGTCTAGCCCCTGCAAGGACTACGCCGACATCACCGATCTGCGCGCCGCCGACCCCGCCGCGATCGCGAAGGCGTGGCAACAGCGCACCACCCGGCCGGTCGTGCGCGGCAACGGGCGGCTGATGATCGTCGCCGCCGACCACCCGGCCCGCGGTGCCCTGGCCGTCGGCTCGCGGCCCACCGCGATGAACAGCCGCACTGACCTGCTCGACCGGCTGCGCACCGCGCTGGCCGATCCGGGGGTCGACGGCGTGCTGGCCACCTCCGACATCCTCGACGATCTGCTGTTGCTCGGCGCACTCGAGGACAAGGTGGTGTTCTCCTCGATGAACCGCGGCGGTCTGGCCGGAGCGTGCTTCGAGCTCGACGACCGAATGACGGCCGCCACCGCGGCGTCGACCGCCGCGGCGAGGATGAATGGCGGAAAGATGTTGTGCCGCATCGACCTCGGCGATCCGGGCACGGTAGCGACGATGGCTGCCTGCGCGCGGGCTGTCGACGACCTGGCCGCGCACGGGCTGATCGCGATGCTCGAGCCGTTCCTGTCCACCCGGATCGACGGCAAGGTCCGCAACGACCTGAGCCCGGATGCGGTGATCAAGTCCATCCACATCAGCCAGGGGCTGGGATCCACCTCGGCGTACACCTGGATGAAGCTGCCGGTAGTCGCCGAAATGGACCGGGTGATGGCGGCGACGACCCTGCCGACACTGCTGCTGGGCGGCGACCCCACCGATGCCGACGAGGCCTTCGCGAGTTGGGAGAAGGCGCTGTCATTGCCGTCGGTGCGGGGGTTGATCGTGGGCCGCACCCTGCTCTATCCGGCCGATGACGATGTGAGTTCCGCGGTGGCGACCGCGGTGGCGATGGTGAGGTGA
- a CDS encoding SDR family oxidoreductase, translated as MADTRGKVIDGSIALVTGANRGLGKAFTQALLDRGATKVYAAARNPNSVQFEDPRVVPIALDITDSDAVRAAARTCADVSVLINNAGAMLQSPFLTAEDPNAARVEMETNYFGTLAMARAFAPVLAAQPNGSALVNMLSVVSFYTSPFNASYGASKAAEWALTNALRIELHSQGTHVVGVHAGFIDTDMAAVISTPKISPEEVADQTMDAIETGTPEVLADERTRATKNAVPTDQTSIYPEIQKAWDAGDNPWLG; from the coding sequence ATGGCCGATACTCGCGGCAAAGTCATCGATGGCAGCATCGCACTTGTCACCGGCGCCAATCGCGGCCTGGGTAAGGCTTTCACTCAGGCCCTACTCGATCGGGGCGCCACCAAGGTCTACGCGGCGGCGCGCAACCCCAACAGCGTGCAGTTCGAGGACCCGCGGGTGGTACCCATCGCCCTGGACATCACCGACAGTGATGCCGTGCGCGCCGCGGCTCGGACTTGTGCGGACGTATCGGTGTTGATCAATAATGCCGGCGCGATGCTGCAGTCGCCGTTCTTGACGGCAGAGGATCCCAACGCCGCTCGCGTCGAGATGGAGACCAACTACTTCGGCACCCTGGCGATGGCACGCGCATTCGCTCCTGTCCTGGCCGCGCAGCCGAACGGCAGCGCTCTGGTGAACATGCTCTCGGTGGTCAGCTTCTATACCTCACCGTTCAACGCGTCCTACGGCGCCTCCAAGGCCGCGGAATGGGCGCTGACCAACGCCTTGCGAATCGAACTGCACAGCCAAGGCACCCACGTCGTCGGTGTCCACGCCGGCTTCATCGACACGGACATGGCCGCGGTGATCTCGACGCCGAAGATTTCACCCGAGGAAGTGGCCGATCAGACGATGGACGCCATCGAGACTGGGACACCCGAAGTCCTCGCCGACGAGCGGACGAGGGCGACGAAGAACGCGGTGCCGACCGATCAGACATCGATTTACCCCGAGATCCAGAAAGCCTGGGACGCAGGCGACAACCCTTGGCTGGGTTGA
- a CDS encoding dienelactone hydrolase family protein translates to MDITYPAPAGPLPAYEARPTGAGPWPGVVIVHDAMGFSRDVKRITDRFADNGYLAITPALYHRGNRLLCVVRTVLAGRNGTGTAVDDLIAARDYLVADPECTGKVGVIGFCMGGGFCLVLGPTGLFDASAPNYGEWPKDISAIPNSCPTVASYGARDRMLPGAAAKLEDLLAERDVPRDIKEYPNVGHSFMNQFPTPGPLKVIERVAGLEYSEPEAEDAWQRILAFFGEHLTVAGSCDT, encoded by the coding sequence ATGGACATCACCTATCCCGCCCCGGCCGGTCCGCTGCCCGCCTATGAGGCACGGCCGACCGGGGCCGGACCGTGGCCCGGCGTCGTGATCGTGCATGACGCGATGGGGTTTTCGCGCGACGTCAAACGCATCACCGACCGGTTCGCCGACAACGGCTACCTTGCGATCACACCGGCGCTCTACCACCGGGGCAATCGGCTGCTGTGCGTCGTGCGCACCGTGCTGGCCGGACGCAACGGCACAGGCACCGCTGTTGACGACCTGATCGCCGCACGTGACTACCTGGTCGCCGACCCCGAGTGCACGGGAAAGGTCGGCGTCATCGGCTTCTGCATGGGCGGCGGGTTCTGCCTCGTCCTCGGGCCGACCGGACTGTTCGACGCCTCGGCACCCAACTACGGCGAATGGCCCAAGGACATCTCGGCGATCCCGAATTCGTGCCCGACCGTAGCAAGCTACGGCGCCAGGGACCGGATGCTTCCCGGCGCGGCCGCCAAACTCGAGGACTTGCTCGCCGAGCGCGATGTGCCGCGGGACATCAAAGAGTATCCGAACGTGGGGCACTCGTTCATGAACCAATTCCCCACCCCGGGACCGTTGAAGGTCATCGAACGGGTAGCGGGACTGGAGTATTCGGAGCCGGAAGCCGAGGACGCCTGGCAGCGGATCCTGGCCTTCTTCGGCGAACATCTCACAGTTGCAGGCTCGTGCGATACGTGA
- the iolD gene encoding 3D-(3,5/4)-trihydroxycyclohexane-1,2-dione acylhydrolase (decyclizing), producing the protein MVSTAPKGCEKRADTEGTVRLTVAQATIRFLSNQYVERDGVRTKFFAGCFGIFGHGNVAGLGQALLQDEVEAFEGGRQPGLRYVLGRNEQAMVHTAVAYARQKDRLEAWAVTASVGPGSTNMLTGAALATINRLPVLLLPADTFATRVSSPVLQELELPSSGDVTVNDAFKPLSRYFDRVWRPEQLPAALLGAMRVLTDPVETGAATVSIPQDVQAQAHDWPESLFAERTWHVARPLPERSVIARAAEIIAAAGKPLIVAGGGVHYSEAEAALAAFCEQTGIPVAESQAGKGSLRFDHPQSVGAVGSTGTTAANALAAEADVIIGIGTRYSDFTSASRTAFNNPDVRFVNINVASLDSVKQGGVSVVSDAREAIEALGSALKDYTVSDEYRSRVAELAAEWDDTVSSVYATEEGVQLNQNQVIGLVNTLSDPRDVVVCAAGSMPGDLHKLWRTRDRKGYHVEYGYSCMGYEIAGGIGVRMADDDRDVFIMVGDGSYLMMATELVTAVQEGVKVIPVLVQNHGFASIGGLSESLGSQRFGTAYRYRSDDGRLDGDKLPVDLAANAASLGADVIKVGTAAEFADAVKVAKASERTTVIHVETDPMIYAPDSQSWWDVPVSEVSSLESTQTAYQRYADWKKVQRPLVNPSDR; encoded by the coding sequence GTGGTATCCACCGCGCCGAAGGGATGCGAGAAGCGGGCCGACACCGAAGGCACGGTGCGACTCACCGTGGCCCAGGCCACGATTCGCTTCCTGTCCAATCAGTACGTCGAGCGTGATGGCGTCCGCACCAAGTTCTTCGCCGGATGTTTCGGCATTTTCGGGCACGGCAACGTGGCCGGGCTCGGCCAGGCGCTGCTCCAGGACGAGGTCGAAGCTTTCGAGGGAGGCCGCCAACCGGGTCTGCGATACGTGTTGGGCCGCAACGAGCAGGCCATGGTGCACACCGCGGTCGCCTACGCCCGGCAGAAAGACCGGCTGGAAGCCTGGGCTGTCACCGCCAGCGTCGGGCCCGGCTCCACCAACATGCTCACCGGCGCCGCGTTGGCGACCATCAACCGGCTGCCGGTACTGCTGCTGCCTGCCGACACCTTCGCCACCCGGGTCAGCTCCCCGGTGCTGCAGGAGTTGGAACTGCCCTCCTCCGGGGACGTCACGGTCAACGACGCGTTCAAACCGCTCTCGCGTTACTTCGACCGGGTATGGCGACCCGAGCAGCTGCCCGCCGCTCTGCTGGGCGCCATGCGGGTGCTCACCGATCCCGTCGAAACCGGCGCGGCCACCGTGTCGATACCGCAAGATGTGCAGGCGCAGGCCCACGACTGGCCGGAGTCGCTGTTCGCCGAACGCACGTGGCACGTCGCCCGTCCGCTGCCGGAACGTTCGGTGATCGCGCGGGCCGCCGAGATCATCGCCGCCGCAGGCAAGCCGCTGATCGTCGCCGGTGGTGGTGTGCACTACTCGGAAGCCGAAGCGGCGCTGGCCGCGTTCTGCGAGCAGACCGGTATCCCGGTCGCCGAAAGCCAGGCCGGCAAGGGTTCGCTGCGCTTCGACCATCCGCAGTCCGTCGGTGCTGTCGGCTCGACCGGCACGACCGCCGCCAACGCGCTGGCCGCCGAGGCCGATGTGATCATCGGGATCGGCACCCGCTACAGCGATTTCACCTCGGCGTCGCGCACCGCGTTCAACAACCCCGATGTGCGGTTCGTCAACATCAATGTCGCGTCCCTGGATTCGGTCAAGCAGGGCGGCGTCAGCGTGGTATCCGACGCCCGCGAGGCCATCGAAGCACTGGGTTCCGCCCTGAAGGACTACACCGTCAGCGACGAATACCGTTCCCGGGTGGCCGAACTCGCCGCCGAGTGGGACGACACCGTGTCGTCGGTGTACGCGACCGAAGAGGGTGTGCAGCTCAACCAGAATCAGGTCATCGGACTGGTCAACACGCTGTCCGACCCGCGTGACGTGGTGGTGTGCGCGGCCGGGTCGATGCCTGGGGATCTGCACAAGTTGTGGCGCACCCGCGACCGCAAGGGCTACCACGTCGAATACGGGTATTCGTGCATGGGCTACGAGATCGCCGGCGGTATCGGCGTGCGGATGGCCGACGACGACCGCGACGTGTTCATCATGGTCGGCGATGGCTCGTATCTGATGATGGCCACCGAACTCGTGACCGCCGTCCAGGAAGGCGTCAAGGTCATCCCGGTTCTGGTGCAGAACCACGGATTCGCCTCCATCGGTGGACTTTCCGAGTCGCTGGGTTCACAGCGGTTCGGCACTGCCTACCGGTACCGCAGCGACGACGGCCGACTCGACGGCGACAAGCTGCCGGTCGATCTGGCCGCCAACGCTGCCAGCCTGGGCGCCGACGTCATCAAGGTGGGCACCGCCGCGGAGTTCGCCGACGCGGTCAAAGTCGCCAAGGCCAGCGAGCGCACCACCGTCATACATGTAGAAACCGACCCCATGATCTACGCGCCCGACAGCCAATCCTGGTGGGACGTGCCCGTCAGCGAGGTCTCCAGCCTGGAGTCCACCCAGACCGCCTATCAACGGTATGCGGACTGGAAGAAAGTTCAACGCCCACTTGTCAACCCGTCAGATCGCTAA
- a CDS encoding sugar phosphate isomerase/epimerase family protein, whose translation MSTILVGSAPDSWGVWFPDDPQQTPYTRFLDEVAASGYQWIELGPFGYLPTDPKQLSDELAARNLKLSAGTVFEHLHQDDSWDAVWKQIQDVAKLTAAVGGKHVVVIPEMWRDPSSGAVLEDRTLSPEQWRKKTRGMNELGKAMFEQYGVRAQYHPHADSHVDTEENVYRFLDGTDGEFVNLCLDTGHISYCGGDNIAIIRRAPERIGYLHLKQVDPEVRAKVDAEDLPFGEAVKLGAMTEPPHGIPDMPPLLAEIEKLGIDVFAIVEQDMYPCEVDAPMPIAKRTRSYLGSCGVPSVRF comes from the coding sequence GTGAGCACCATTCTCGTCGGATCCGCCCCCGATTCCTGGGGTGTGTGGTTCCCTGACGACCCGCAGCAGACGCCCTACACTCGTTTTCTCGACGAGGTCGCCGCGTCGGGCTATCAATGGATCGAGCTGGGCCCGTTCGGCTACCTGCCGACCGACCCCAAGCAGCTCTCCGACGAGCTGGCCGCCCGCAATCTCAAGCTGTCGGCAGGCACTGTCTTCGAGCACCTACACCAGGACGATTCCTGGGATGCAGTCTGGAAGCAGATCCAGGATGTCGCGAAACTGACTGCCGCCGTGGGCGGTAAGCATGTCGTGGTCATCCCCGAGATGTGGCGCGACCCGTCCTCAGGTGCGGTCCTCGAAGACCGCACCCTAAGCCCCGAGCAGTGGCGCAAGAAGACCCGGGGCATGAACGAGCTGGGCAAAGCGATGTTCGAGCAGTACGGGGTACGCGCGCAGTACCACCCACACGCCGACAGTCACGTCGACACCGAGGAAAACGTCTACCGCTTCCTCGACGGCACCGACGGCGAGTTCGTGAACCTCTGCCTGGACACGGGCCACATCTCCTACTGCGGCGGCGACAACATCGCGATCATCCGCCGCGCACCCGAACGCATCGGCTATCTGCACCTCAAGCAGGTCGACCCCGAGGTTCGGGCGAAGGTCGACGCTGAGGATCTGCCGTTCGGCGAGGCCGTCAAGCTCGGCGCGATGACCGAGCCGCCGCACGGAATCCCGGATATGCCGCCGCTTCTCGCCGAGATCGAGAAGCTCGGCATAGACGTGTTCGCGATCGTCGAACAAGACATGTACCCGTGCGAGGTCGACGCCCCAATGCCCATCGCCAAGCGCACCCGCAGCTACCTCGGGTCGTGTGGCGTCCCGTCCGTGCGTTTCTAG
- a CDS encoding carboxymuconolactone decarboxylase family protein: MTDHDHHSDVLTELNPQHRALRQMIPEVYDGFGALSRAAMGSGAVEAKLKELIAMVIGVVQGCDGCIASHARGAVRAGATRQEAAEVIGVSIMMHGGPATIYGARAYTAFCEFADAADGRPS, from the coding sequence ATGACAGATCATGATCACCATTCCGATGTGCTCACCGAGTTGAACCCGCAGCATCGCGCTTTGCGGCAGATGATTCCCGAGGTGTATGACGGCTTCGGTGCGCTGAGCCGGGCCGCGATGGGCAGCGGTGCCGTCGAGGCCAAGCTCAAGGAACTGATCGCGATGGTGATCGGAGTCGTCCAGGGATGCGATGGATGCATCGCCTCGCATGCGCGGGGCGCAGTTCGCGCGGGTGCCACCAGGCAGGAGGCCGCTGAGGTCATCGGTGTCAGCATCATGATGCACGGTGGTCCGGCAACAATTTATGGCGCACGTGCCTACACCGCGTTCTGCGAGTTCGCCGACGCCGCGGACGGTCGCCCGTCATGA